In Ochrobactrum vermis, the following proteins share a genomic window:
- a CDS encoding zinc-finger domain-containing protein: protein MSDHIIPHFQNDAGHAAIEIGVKEFMCVGANPPFDHPHVFLDMGDESEVVCPYCSTLYRYNAKLHADETVPAGCVYEAPADKAA, encoded by the coding sequence ATGTCCGATCACATCATTCCTCACTTCCAGAACGACGCCGGCCATGCTGCCATCGAAATCGGCGTGAAGGAATTCATGTGCGTCGGTGCAAACCCACCTTTCGATCACCCGCACGTGTTTCTCGACATGGGCGATGAAAGCGAAGTCGTTTGCCCGTATTGCTCGACGCTCTATCGCTACAACGCCAAGCTGCATGCCGACGAAACCGTTCCGGCTGGCTGCGTTTACGAAGCACCTGCTGATAAGGCTGCTTAA
- a CDS encoding VOC family protein, whose product MPKMIFVNLPVKNVAKSTSFYEAIGATKNPMFSDDTASCMVFSDTIHAMILDHEKFSQFTPKKIADASTISEVLVCLSAESKAEVDATVEKAVNAGGKADPGPKQDYGFMYGRSFEDLDGHIWELMWMDMEEASKVMG is encoded by the coding sequence ATGCCGAAAATGATTTTCGTGAACCTGCCAGTGAAGAATGTTGCGAAGTCCACCAGCTTCTACGAAGCCATAGGTGCTACCAAGAACCCCATGTTCTCGGACGACACGGCTTCCTGCATGGTTTTCTCGGACACTATCCATGCGATGATCCTCGACCACGAAAAGTTCAGCCAGTTCACCCCGAAGAAGATCGCCGATGCCAGCACAATCAGCGAAGTGCTGGTCTGTCTGTCTGCAGAAAGCAAGGCAGAAGTCGATGCGACAGTAGAGAAAGCGGTAAACGCTGGCGGAAAGGCCGATCCGGGTCCGAAACAGGATTACGGCTTCATGTATGGGCGCAGCTTCGAAGATCTTGACGGTCACATCTGGGAACTGATGTGGATGGATATGGAAGAAGCCAGCAAGGTCATGGGCTAG
- a CDS encoding VOC family protein — MSGLTICLWFDRQAEEAANHYVSIFRACGRSASVDGFIQFEHTHQPEGTNVVVANFTLDGQAISGLNGGPTFKFSPAVSLFVQCKDQVELDMFWEKLMEGGAPMECGWLTDKYGFSWQVVPQMLLDVLQNGTAEQRQRVADAVMKMVKLDVATLEAARDAA, encoded by the coding sequence ATGTCAGGTCTGACAATTTGTCTCTGGTTCGACAGGCAGGCTGAAGAAGCTGCGAACCACTATGTTTCGATCTTCCGTGCCTGCGGAAGATCGGCCTCCGTCGATGGTTTCATCCAGTTTGAGCACACCCACCAGCCCGAAGGCACCAATGTGGTTGTTGCGAACTTCACGCTCGACGGACAGGCGATATCCGGTCTCAACGGCGGGCCGACTTTCAAGTTTTCCCCGGCAGTCTCGCTTTTCGTCCAATGCAAGGATCAGGTGGAACTGGACATGTTCTGGGAGAAACTGATGGAGGGCGGTGCGCCAATGGAATGCGGCTGGCTGACGGATAAATATGGCTTCTCGTGGCAGGTCGTGCCGCAGATGCTGCTGGATGTCCTGCAGAATGGAACTGCCGAACAGCGCCAGCGGGTCGCCGATGCCGTGATGAAGATGGTCAAGCTCGATGTTGCGACGCTCGAAGCGGCGCGCGACGCAGCTTAG
- a CDS encoding FAD-binding protein — protein MSKGRILIAGAGVAGLSAALELAARGWNVRLVEKAETLSEVGAGLQLAPNAMRHLERLGIADRLSKQAVTPEALYLMDGRNARALMEMKLGDKARQRWHHPYVVCHRADLQSALLDACREEPDIEISLGAEITSHHVENGAVAATIRHGNSEESFDAAYLIACDGVWSTERSKAGYSKARFSSHIAWRTTLAARALPASFSSAIATSNAVSAWLGRQAHFIAYPVKGGDFVNFVAITTGENPGEVWSRTGDPARLRSIYADWGAPVRDVLATADEWTYWPLFEMADAQFIGPDRTIFLGDASHAVTPFAAQGAAMAIEDAAALAEALDSRDREAGLKRFDIARKERITAVAKRGQLNRFAYHATGIFAIGRNTLFAIRSPDSFLKDLDWLYGYDAIAAIRN, from the coding sequence ATGAGCAAAGGGCGCATATTGATCGCTGGGGCCGGAGTTGCCGGTCTGTCGGCAGCACTGGAGCTGGCAGCGCGTGGCTGGAATGTCCGGCTTGTCGAAAAGGCTGAAACCCTTTCGGAAGTCGGTGCAGGCTTGCAACTTGCGCCCAATGCAATGCGCCATCTGGAACGGCTCGGCATTGCCGACCGACTTTCCAAGCAAGCTGTAACGCCTGAGGCGCTCTACCTCATGGATGGGCGCAATGCGCGCGCACTGATGGAAATGAAGCTTGGTGACAAGGCTCGTCAGCGCTGGCATCATCCTTATGTCGTTTGCCATCGCGCCGATCTGCAATCCGCCTTGCTCGATGCCTGCCGCGAAGAGCCGGACATAGAGATCAGCCTCGGCGCTGAAATCACAAGCCATCACGTTGAAAACGGCGCCGTGGCAGCCACCATCCGCCATGGCAATTCCGAAGAATCCTTCGATGCCGCCTATCTGATCGCCTGTGATGGCGTCTGGTCGACGGAGCGTTCAAAGGCGGGCTACAGCAAGGCACGCTTCAGCAGCCATATTGCCTGGCGCACAACCCTTGCAGCTAGAGCCCTGCCCGCGTCGTTTTCGTCCGCTATTGCGACCAGCAATGCAGTCTCCGCTTGGCTGGGCAGGCAGGCGCATTTCATCGCCTACCCGGTCAAGGGCGGCGATTTCGTCAATTTTGTCGCCATCACGACAGGCGAAAATCCCGGCGAAGTATGGTCCAGAACCGGCGACCCGGCGCGTCTGCGCTCTATCTATGCGGATTGGGGAGCGCCCGTTCGCGATGTGCTGGCGACTGCCGATGAATGGACCTACTGGCCGCTTTTCGAAATGGCGGACGCGCAATTCATCGGACCGGACCGGACGATCTTTCTGGGTGACGCGTCGCACGCGGTCACACCTTTTGCGGCGCAAGGTGCCGCCATGGCAATCGAGGATGCCGCAGCACTCGCCGAAGCGCTGGACAGCCGCGACCGCGAAGCAGGCCTGAAGCGTTTCGACATCGCCCGTAAGGAACGGATCACGGCAGTCGCCAAGCGTGGTCAGCTGAACCGGTTCGCCTATCACGCAACCGGCATATTCGCGATTGGCCGCAATACGCTCTTCGCCATACGCAGCCCGGATAGTTTCCTGAAGGATCTGGACTGGCTCTATGGCTATGATGCCATTGCGGCCATACGAAACTAA